One region of Polynucleobacter sp. MWH-Aus1W21 genomic DNA includes:
- the rsmH gene encoding 16S rRNA (cytosine(1402)-N(4))-methyltransferase RsmH, translating to MNISHRPVLLAEAVTALVGGPLIQNQNSEKQILVIDGTFGRGGHTQALLKELNPSARMISFDKDLDAIAVAQKINDPRLKVVHDSFAQMDQYAEPESVDGILLDLGISSPQVDEAHRGFSFRREGPLDMRMNTDHGLTAAEWLEQAPPEEITHVIKTYGEERFAYQIAKAIVAKREEGLPPKTTTELASLVASVVRTREAGQDPATRTFQALRIFINRELEDLELGLKAALKLLKPGARLAVISFHSLEDRIVKQFMQAHAKVEIPRGLPVREKDLPQSALEIIGRVKPSDAEVSENPRARSAIMRVAEKRMGAVA from the coding sequence ATGAACATATCTCATCGCCCAGTGTTACTGGCCGAGGCGGTGACGGCGCTAGTTGGCGGCCCACTGATTCAAAATCAAAACTCAGAAAAACAAATTCTAGTGATCGATGGAACCTTTGGGCGAGGCGGCCATACTCAAGCGCTGCTCAAAGAATTGAATCCATCGGCACGCATGATTTCTTTCGACAAGGATTTGGATGCGATCGCAGTAGCCCAGAAAATCAACGATCCGCGTTTGAAAGTTGTGCACGACAGCTTTGCGCAGATGGATCAGTACGCGGAACCAGAATCAGTCGATGGAATTTTGTTGGACTTGGGTATCAGCTCGCCGCAAGTGGACGAAGCGCATCGGGGATTTTCTTTTCGACGCGAAGGTCCGCTCGATATGCGCATGAATACCGATCATGGTCTAACTGCAGCAGAGTGGTTGGAGCAAGCACCGCCGGAGGAAATCACGCACGTGATTAAGACTTACGGAGAAGAGCGCTTTGCATATCAGATCGCTAAAGCCATTGTGGCAAAGCGTGAAGAAGGTTTGCCACCAAAAACTACAACAGAATTAGCAAGTCTAGTTGCTAGCGTTGTGCGTACACGTGAAGCAGGTCAAGATCCTGCAACCAGAACATTTCAGGCTCTGCGTATTTTTATCAATCGCGAGCTGGAAGATTTGGAGCTTGGTTTAAAAGCAGCTTTGAAATTATTAAAGCCTGGTGCGAGATTAGCAGTGATCAGTTTTCACTCCCTTGAAGACCGCATCGTGAAGCAATTTATGCAGGCCCATGCAAAAGTAGAGATTCCTCGTGGCTTGCCAGTGCGCGAGAAAGATTTGCCGCAAAGTGCCTTGGAAATTATTGGTCGTGTCAAACCTAGTGATGCCGAGGTGTCTGAAAATCCTCGCGCACGATCAGCAATTATGCGTGTCGCTGAAAAACGCATGGGAGCAGTTGCATGA
- the ftsL gene encoding cell division protein FtsL has protein sequence MNRATLTLLALLLICALSLVAAQQRARKLFILQERAQIEERKLNQEWLRLEFEQRNLSKSARIRDVARNQLRMSPISPERTLYLKEAK, from the coding sequence ATGAATCGTGCAACATTGACCTTGCTCGCATTGTTATTAATTTGCGCTCTATCTTTAGTAGCGGCGCAGCAGCGTGCGCGTAAGTTATTCATTCTGCAGGAACGTGCACAGATTGAAGAGCGTAAGTTAAACCAAGAATGGTTACGTCTTGAATTTGAGCAACGTAATTTATCGAAGTCTGCACGTATCCGTGATGTTGCGCGAAATCAATTGCGTATGTCCCCAATTTCTCCTGAACGTACCTTGTACTTAAAGGAGGCTAAATGA
- a CDS encoding penicillin-binding protein 2 yields MRPVGFSTTPNLVLRLPMWRSRLMLFLLFFVFMMLLLRAFWIQGPGNAFYEAKGVRGTQRELELPASRGKILDRNGQVIATSLEAKSVIAYNDTVPDDLAAAKVQKLASLLQMSESDLRKKLKEERKQIFLKRQVDPAVAQQIKQLEIPGIGLNNEYRRFYPEGEAMAHVVGFTNVNDKGQEGMELSREKDLAGHPGQRRVVVDRLGRVVDEMAILQLPQNGKDLNLSIDSKIQFLAYNAVKDAVEKHHAKAGGAVVLDTQTGEILALANYPSYNPNDRRVLTGEQLRNRVLTDTFEPGSTMKPLTIAIALEKGAVKPDTNMVIGAKYLIGPKPITDTHPYGNLTVSQIIQKSSNIGTAKIAMNSLSAEEMWDFYTAVGFGQAPKIGFPGAVAGTVHPFKKWMPTDQARIAFGYGISASLFQVARAYTVFARDGELVPLTIERSPEFKPGTKVLSPQTAIEMRSMMESVTEPGGTAIKAQAEGFRVGGKTGTAHKLVGKGYGNKYRAYFAGLAPISAPRIVVAVMIDEPTGGSHYGGDVAAPVFSTIVSETLHTLNVLPDSKVKQMVMQDKNPQEIQSANAQAQHVVLKR; encoded by the coding sequence ATGAGGCCGGTTGGTTTTTCTACTACGCCAAATTTAGTGTTGCGTCTGCCAATGTGGCGTTCGCGTTTAATGCTCTTCCTCTTATTTTTTGTATTCATGATGCTTTTGCTGCGCGCATTTTGGATTCAGGGCCCAGGCAATGCATTCTATGAGGCAAAAGGCGTGCGAGGTACTCAGCGCGAGCTAGAGTTGCCTGCTAGCCGTGGAAAAATTTTGGATCGTAATGGTCAGGTTATTGCAACTAGTCTGGAGGCGAAATCGGTTATCGCCTATAACGACACGGTGCCGGATGATTTGGCCGCAGCTAAGGTGCAAAAGCTGGCAAGTCTCTTGCAGATGAGTGAATCTGATTTACGGAAGAAATTAAAAGAAGAGCGCAAGCAAATCTTCTTAAAACGCCAAGTCGATCCAGCAGTTGCTCAGCAAATTAAGCAGTTAGAAATTCCTGGTATTGGATTAAATAATGAATATCGTCGCTTCTATCCAGAGGGCGAGGCGATGGCACACGTGGTTGGCTTTACAAACGTAAACGATAAAGGCCAAGAGGGTATGGAGCTTTCGAGAGAGAAAGATCTTGCCGGACATCCAGGGCAGAGGCGCGTAGTCGTTGATCGTCTCGGACGCGTTGTCGATGAAATGGCCATTTTGCAGTTGCCACAAAACGGAAAAGATTTAAATCTTTCTATTGATAGCAAGATTCAGTTCTTGGCTTACAACGCTGTAAAAGATGCGGTTGAAAAGCATCACGCTAAAGCAGGCGGCGCTGTGGTGTTAGATACGCAAACCGGTGAGATTTTGGCTCTAGCAAATTACCCTAGCTACAACCCAAATGATCGACGAGTATTGACTGGCGAGCAATTACGTAATCGTGTACTAACGGACACCTTTGAGCCTGGCTCAACGATGAAGCCATTAACAATTGCAATTGCATTGGAAAAGGGCGCGGTCAAGCCAGATACCAATATGGTGATTGGCGCTAAATATTTAATTGGACCAAAGCCAATTACTGATACACATCCCTATGGGAACTTAACTGTTTCTCAAATTATTCAGAAGTCTAGCAACATTGGAACAGCAAAGATTGCGATGAATAGCCTTTCTGCTGAAGAGATGTGGGATTTCTATACAGCGGTTGGATTCGGCCAAGCGCCAAAAATTGGTTTCCCTGGGGCGGTAGCTGGAACGGTTCACCCATTTAAAAAGTGGATGCCTACCGATCAAGCGCGTATTGCATTTGGCTATGGTATTTCTGCTTCGTTATTTCAGGTGGCTCGTGCTTATACAGTTTTTGCTCGTGACGGTGAATTAGTTCCTCTGACAATTGAGCGCAGCCCAGAATTTAAGCCGGGCACAAAAGTTCTTTCTCCACAAACTGCAATAGAAATGCGCAGCATGATGGAATCTGTTACTGAGCCTGGTGGTACTGCCATTAAGGCTCAGGCTGAAGGATTCCGTGTAGGCGGCAAGACTGGAACAGCGCATAAGCTAGTTGGCAAAGGGTATGGCAATAAATATCGTGCTTACTTTGCTGGCCTGGCTCCAATTAGTGCGCCACGTATTGTGGTTGCGGTGATGATTGATGAGCCCACAGGGGGAAGTCACTACGGCGGAGATGTTGCAGCACCAGTTTTCTCGACTATTGTGAGTGAAACACTGCATACCTTAAATGTTTTGCCGGATAGTAAAGTGAAGCAAATGGTGATGCAGGATAAGAATCCACAGGAGATTCAGTCTGCAAATGCTCAGGCTCAACATGTGGTTTTGAAGCGATGA
- a CDS encoding UDP-N-acetylmuramoyl-L-alanyl-D-glutamate--2,6-diaminopimelate ligase → MRVDLKIDTNHLIDHLHTLANSSAKVCADSRQIQSGDIFFAYPVGHGNALCDGRQFIHAALENGASAVVFDPAGMSNQFADHPQCIAVENLAAEVGQLCSQWYGNPSKELSIIGVTGTNGKTSITQWLAQALDATNHRTAVLGTLGTGFPGAMVQTGYTTPDAPKLQTQLAELRSVGAKQVAMEVSSHALEQDRIAGTELNCAVFTNLTQDHLDYHGSMVEYAEAKAKLFQQSGLKHAVINLDDAFGRELVMNLLAKNDLKVWAYALSPSVFEGFEKFGDRLQRIYAKETALSSAGYDSTFVYDNAGSVQLHIPLLGEFNLSNALAVWTVLLTQGMSCELAAQKVSQLNPVLGRMELIQIGKPQKAEGLLAVVDYAHTPDALEKTLQALRPIADQRGGSIWCVFGCGGDRDFGKRSLMGAVAGRYADQILITSDNPRSEDPQAIMQMIRAGLKADATNIQMIIDRAAAIMAAVRHANPCDIVLVAGKGHETTQEINGKKFDFSDQEHIRLAAGGGI, encoded by the coding sequence ATGAGGGTGGATTTGAAAATAGACACCAATCACTTGATTGACCACTTACACACTCTAGCGAATTCCTCCGCAAAAGTGTGCGCGGATAGTCGCCAGATTCAGTCTGGCGATATCTTTTTTGCCTATCCGGTAGGTCATGGCAATGCATTGTGTGATGGACGTCAATTTATTCATGCTGCTTTAGAAAATGGTGCATCAGCTGTGGTGTTTGATCCTGCAGGTATGAGTAATCAATTTGCAGATCACCCGCAATGCATTGCAGTTGAAAATCTTGCTGCAGAAGTGGGCCAATTGTGCTCTCAGTGGTACGGGAATCCCAGTAAGGAATTGAGCATTATTGGTGTTACTGGCACTAACGGAAAGACAAGCATTACGCAGTGGCTCGCACAAGCCTTGGATGCTACTAATCATCGCACGGCGGTTTTGGGAACTTTAGGAACTGGATTTCCAGGTGCTATGGTTCAAACTGGCTATACAACTCCAGATGCTCCAAAGTTACAAACTCAGCTGGCAGAGCTGCGCAGCGTAGGGGCAAAGCAAGTTGCAATGGAAGTGTCTTCACACGCATTAGAACAAGATCGAATCGCTGGAACTGAGCTAAATTGCGCGGTCTTCACCAATCTCACGCAAGATCATTTGGATTACCACGGCAGTATGGTTGAGTACGCTGAGGCGAAAGCGAAGTTATTTCAGCAGTCTGGACTTAAGCATGCAGTCATTAATTTAGATGACGCATTTGGTCGTGAGTTAGTCATGAATCTATTGGCTAAAAACGATTTAAAGGTGTGGGCATACGCCTTGTCGCCATCAGTTTTCGAAGGCTTTGAAAAATTTGGCGACCGATTGCAGCGTATTTATGCAAAAGAGACTGCGCTGAGTAGTGCAGGCTACGATTCCACTTTTGTTTATGACAACGCAGGAAGTGTTCAATTGCACATCCCGCTATTGGGTGAATTTAATTTAAGTAACGCGCTGGCAGTATGGACAGTATTACTTACTCAAGGCATGAGCTGTGAGCTTGCAGCGCAAAAAGTCAGTCAATTAAATCCAGTGCTTGGACGTATGGAATTAATTCAGATTGGCAAACCTCAAAAAGCAGAGGGTTTGTTGGCGGTTGTCGATTACGCACATACACCAGATGCTTTAGAAAAAACTTTGCAGGCTTTGCGACCTATTGCAGATCAGCGTGGCGGAAGTATTTGGTGTGTATTTGGTTGTGGTGGCGATAGGGATTTTGGAAAGCGATCGCTGATGGGAGCTGTGGCAGGACGTTACGCTGATCAAATTTTGATTACTAGCGACAATCCGCGTTCAGAAGATCCTCAAGCCATCATGCAGATGATTCGGGCTGGTTTAAAGGCTGACGCAACAAATATTCAGATGATTATCGATCGTGCGGCTGCCATTATGGCCGCTGTTCGCCATGCGAATCCTTGCGATATAGTTTTGGTGGCTGGTAAGGGTCATGAAACTACACAAGAAATCAATGGGAAGAAATTCGATTTTTCTGATCAGGAGCATATTCGCTTGGCAGCCGGAGGTGGAATCTAA
- the murF gene encoding UDP-N-acetylmuramoyl-tripeptide--D-alanyl-D-alanine ligase: MSIMTTLAQAQAMLPGSKLMNASAGAAQELSISRVGTDSRQIERNELFVALVGERFDAHDFLSDVARAGAGAALISSQDKCPADLPAICVSNTRVGLGNLAKAWRANHPIPLALVTGSNGKTTVKEMIASIFKAAVGEQHTLVTKGNLNNDIGLPLTLLKLRSTDRLAVVELGMNHPGETAQLAAIAQANIALINNAQREHQEFMATVAAVAEEHSDAIRVLPDDGIAVFPADSEFANVWRQAAASRKVIDFVLSSTQTKASAAVTGSLLSNGHVQIQTEQGIIEVQLNTLGSHNVRNALAASAVGIAAGVSLEKIKQGLESFSPVNGRMQAKVIDSNRTLIDDSYNANPDSVRAAIDALKQSGNLSWLILGDMGEVGNQGPEFHREVGAYAAEQGVVKLFALGEQCQFALQGFNEVSQDAATTSQAKHFSDMDSLIAQLRDALHAQSTGSNQHLNILVKGSRFMRMERVVQALLEEAKTCS, encoded by the coding sequence ATGTCCATCATGACAACGCTTGCTCAAGCACAGGCTATGCTGCCTGGAAGCAAGTTAATGAATGCTTCTGCAGGTGCTGCTCAGGAGTTATCTATTTCTCGAGTGGGTACTGATAGTCGTCAGATAGAGCGCAATGAATTATTTGTAGCTTTGGTTGGCGAGCGCTTTGATGCGCACGACTTCTTATCTGATGTTGCGAGGGCAGGCGCAGGTGCTGCACTAATTAGTAGTCAAGATAAATGCCCCGCCGACTTGCCAGCAATTTGCGTTTCGAATACACGCGTTGGTTTAGGCAATTTAGCCAAAGCATGGCGTGCTAATCATCCGATTCCTTTGGCTTTGGTTACTGGTAGCAATGGCAAGACCACAGTTAAGGAAATGATTGCATCTATTTTTAAGGCTGCGGTTGGCGAGCAACATACCTTAGTGACCAAAGGTAATTTGAACAACGATATTGGTTTGCCATTAACGCTCTTAAAGCTACGTTCAACTGATCGTCTAGCGGTTGTTGAGCTTGGCATGAATCATCCAGGCGAGACGGCACAGTTAGCTGCAATTGCACAAGCCAACATCGCATTAATTAATAATGCCCAGCGTGAGCATCAGGAATTTATGGCGACAGTAGCTGCTGTAGCTGAAGAGCATTCCGATGCAATTCGTGTGTTACCAGATGATGGCATCGCTGTTTTCCCGGCAGATTCTGAGTTTGCAAATGTTTGGCGCCAGGCTGCTGCTAGTCGCAAGGTAATTGATTTTGTTTTGTCATCAACTCAGACTAAGGCATCGGCTGCTGTGACTGGAAGTTTATTAAGTAATGGGCATGTGCAAATCCAAACAGAGCAAGGAATTATTGAAGTTCAGCTCAATACTTTGGGCAGCCACAATGTTCGTAATGCTCTAGCAGCAAGTGCGGTAGGAATTGCAGCTGGTGTAAGTCTCGAAAAAATCAAGCAGGGTCTCGAATCCTTCTCACCAGTCAATGGACGCATGCAAGCTAAGGTGATTGATTCAAATCGAACCCTCATTGATGATAGCTATAACGCTAATCCAGACTCTGTAAGAGCGGCGATTGACGCCTTAAAGCAATCAGGCAATTTATCTTGGCTTATTTTGGGTGATATGGGCGAGGTTGGTAATCAGGGGCCAGAGTTTCATCGGGAAGTTGGCGCCTATGCTGCTGAACAAGGGGTTGTCAAACTTTTTGCCTTAGGCGAGCAATGCCAATTCGCGCTTCAAGGATTTAATGAAGTTAGTCAAGATGCTGCAACAACATCTCAGGCAAAACATTTTTCGGATATGGATAGTCTCATTGCGCAATTAAGAGATGCGCTTCATGCCCAGTCCACTGGTAGCAATCAGCATTTAAATATTTTGGTTAAAGGTTCACGGTTTATGCGCATGGAGCGTGTAGTGCAAGCCTTGTTAGAGGAGGCTAAAACATGCTCTTAA
- the mraY gene encoding phospho-N-acetylmuramoyl-pentapeptide-transferase has product MLLMLAQWLQDDFGFFRVFNYITFRAVMATVTALLIGLAAGPWVIRKLTALKMGQAVRTDGPQTHLVKSGTPTMGGVLILIGIFISCMLWADLSNRFIWIVMIVTFGFGLVGWVDDYRKVVYKDPKGMASREKFFWQTLIGLFAAIYLAFSVSEVNNLKVLQLFYEWLRSGFALDLPAKTDLLLPFMKEVSYPLGIMGFIILSYLVIVGSSNAVNLTDGLDGLVIMPVILVGAALGAFAYVMGNAIYAKYLLFPYIPGAGELMIFCGAMGGAGLAFLWYNTHPAQVFMGDVGALALGGALGTIAVIVRQEIVLFVMGGIFVAETLSVMLQVLWFKVTKKHFGEGRRIFRMAPLHHHFELGGWKETQVVVRFWIITILLVLIGLSSLKLR; this is encoded by the coding sequence ATGCTCTTAATGTTGGCGCAATGGCTGCAGGATGATTTCGGATTTTTTCGAGTATTTAACTACATCACTTTTAGAGCGGTGATGGCAACAGTCACTGCATTGTTAATTGGATTGGCTGCGGGACCTTGGGTCATTCGCAAACTCACCGCTTTAAAGATGGGTCAAGCAGTAAGGACGGATGGGCCACAAACACATTTAGTAAAGTCAGGCACCCCAACAATGGGTGGTGTATTGATTTTGATTGGTATCTTTATTTCTTGTATGTTGTGGGCAGATCTTAGCAATCGATTTATTTGGATTGTGATGATTGTTACTTTTGGCTTTGGCTTAGTGGGTTGGGTAGATGATTACCGTAAAGTGGTCTACAAAGATCCAAAAGGTATGGCCTCTAGAGAGAAATTCTTTTGGCAAACTTTGATTGGTTTGTTTGCTGCAATCTATCTTGCGTTCTCAGTTTCAGAAGTCAACAACCTCAAGGTGCTGCAATTATTCTACGAGTGGCTCAGAAGCGGATTTGCTTTAGATCTTCCTGCAAAGACTGACTTGCTATTGCCGTTTATGAAAGAAGTGAGCTACCCATTAGGAATTATGGGTTTCATTATTTTGAGTTACTTGGTAATTGTTGGCAGTAGTAACGCGGTGAATTTAACCGATGGCCTTGATGGCCTAGTCATCATGCCAGTCATTCTAGTGGGTGCTGCATTGGGTGCTTTTGCCTATGTGATGGGTAATGCGATTTATGCTAAGTATCTCCTCTTCCCTTATATACCTGGCGCTGGTGAGCTAATGATTTTCTGTGGCGCCATGGGCGGCGCAGGATTAGCTTTCCTTTGGTACAACACTCATCCAGCCCAAGTATTTATGGGCGACGTAGGTGCGCTAGCTTTAGGTGGTGCACTCGGCACTATCGCCGTCATTGTTCGTCAAGAAATTGTGTTGTTTGTGATGGGTGGCATTTTTGTTGCCGAAACCCTTTCAGTCATGTTGCAAGTACTTTGGTTCAAAGTAACCAAAAAACATTTTGGCGAGGGCCGTCGTATTTTCCGTATGGCGCCATTGCATCATCATTTTGAATTAGGTGGTTGGAAAGAAACGCAGGTAGTTGTGCGGTTCTGGATCATCACGATTCTCTTAGTCTTAATTGGCTTATCTAGCCTGAAGTTACGGTGA
- the murD gene encoding UDP-N-acetylmuramoyl-L-alanine--D-glutamate ligase, translating into MLILENTFANSAFMGDEGYQAPSRFLILGLGESGVAMAKWCLRNGAEVRLADTREQSSFSERQNAWLQELNLAGLKDTCFGPLSDDLLNEIDVIGISPGLSPVQDPIYSFLVKAEEAEIDVWSEIEFFTRAISALGRMAQVQESSYEAAVLAITGTNGKTTTTALTGQLCERAGKKVAVAGNISPAALEKLMNCLDLADQIVDMPDVWVLELSSFQLVYTHTLNATAATVLNITQDHLDWHGDMQAYADAKSKIFGADTVCILNRDDSLVMSLLSEEQKAEKTIVTFGSNRPDEQGAFGIEHDLRAGGIDWLVWAEVDEDVEPKPKRRRKAAVVEDDEPLRLKRLIPADALRIRGRHNALNALAALALARAANLPMNVLLHGLRDYHGEPHRVQSIAIVKDVEYVDDSKGTNVGATVAALNGLGNNESGKRIWLIAGGDGKGQDFSPLREPALRFVKGAFVIGKDGAAIGEALGVGIPVTNCGDLVSAVQAAAAQAISGDLVLLSPACASLDQFRDYKERAQVFVAEVEELGMRFEGVQA; encoded by the coding sequence ATGTTGATTTTAGAAAATACCTTCGCTAATTCAGCCTTTATGGGTGATGAGGGCTATCAAGCACCAAGCAGATTCCTTATTTTGGGTTTGGGTGAATCCGGTGTCGCCATGGCTAAGTGGTGCTTGCGTAATGGTGCAGAGGTACGTCTCGCCGACACTCGTGAGCAATCATCATTCAGTGAGCGTCAGAATGCTTGGTTGCAGGAGCTTAACCTTGCTGGACTAAAAGATACTTGTTTTGGACCTTTGAGTGATGACTTACTCAATGAAATTGATGTGATTGGTATCAGTCCAGGGCTTTCTCCGGTGCAAGATCCAATTTATTCTTTCTTGGTAAAAGCTGAGGAAGCTGAAATCGACGTTTGGAGCGAAATTGAATTTTTTACTCGTGCAATTTCTGCTTTAGGTCGCATGGCTCAGGTGCAAGAGTCTAGTTATGAGGCTGCGGTATTGGCAATCACTGGTACCAATGGCAAAACAACGACCACCGCACTAACAGGGCAACTCTGTGAGCGCGCTGGTAAGAAGGTTGCTGTGGCGGGAAACATCAGCCCTGCTGCTTTGGAAAAATTAATGAACTGCTTAGACTTGGCGGATCAGATTGTCGACATGCCTGATGTTTGGGTGTTGGAGTTATCTAGTTTCCAGCTGGTTTATACCCACACCTTAAATGCAACTGCAGCAACTGTGTTGAACATTACCCAAGACCATTTGGATTGGCATGGGGATATGCAGGCTTATGCAGATGCTAAGTCAAAAATATTTGGCGCCGATACAGTATGCATCCTGAATCGTGATGACTCTCTTGTAATGAGCTTGCTTTCAGAAGAGCAAAAAGCAGAGAAAACTATTGTGACTTTTGGTTCTAATCGTCCAGATGAGCAAGGCGCCTTTGGTATTGAGCATGACTTGCGTGCTGGTGGCATTGATTGGCTAGTGTGGGCTGAGGTGGATGAGGATGTAGAGCCTAAGCCTAAGCGTCGTCGTAAGGCTGCGGTTGTTGAGGATGATGAGCCTTTACGATTGAAACGTCTCATTCCAGCTGATGCATTAAGAATACGTGGTCGTCACAACGCCTTAAATGCCTTAGCTGCGCTTGCCTTAGCGCGTGCCGCTAATTTGCCAATGAATGTTCTGTTGCATGGTTTGCGTGATTACCATGGCGAGCCTCATCGAGTTCAAAGTATTGCAATCGTTAAAGACGTTGAGTATGTGGACGATAGTAAAGGCACTAATGTAGGCGCTACTGTTGCTGCATTAAATGGCTTGGGTAATAACGAATCAGGCAAACGCATTTGGTTAATTGCTGGCGGAGACGGTAAGGGGCAAGATTTCAGTCCACTTCGTGAGCCAGCTTTGCGTTTTGTAAAAGGCGCTTTCGTAATCGGTAAAGATGGCGCTGCAATTGGCGAGGCATTGGGTGTTGGCATACCAGTTACCAATTGCGGTGACTTGGTGTCTGCGGTTCAGGCTGCTGCGGCACAGGCCATCTCTGGAGATTTGGTGTTGTTATCCCCAGCTTGCGCCAGCCTAGATCAGTTCCGCGACTACAAGGAGCGTGCTCAAGTATTTGTCGCAGAAGTCGAAGAGCTGGGAATGCGCTTTGAAGGAGTCCAGGCATGA
- the ftsW gene encoding putative lipid II flippase FtsW, with protein sequence MNLKEKFFPENRLGLNRFWNFSRGGIDNFRTGLRDAVSGVEQTRSRMMEYDQLLVWAILSLMLIGLVMVYSASITLADGPKYANYSSNFFLIRHMISLVIAIGVGIWAFKIPTKVWDRYSPVIFGFTVLLLIAVLIPGVGKGVNGAKRWIPLGLMNFQPSELMKFAAVIFAASYTVQRQEYLHSFVKGMLPMGIAVALVGGLLMAEPDMGAFVVVALIAFGILFLGGINAKLFGGLIAVGLMSGATMIALSPFRRGRMLAFMDPWQVDNAANKGYQLTHSLMAFGRGEWFGTGLGGSVEKLHYLPEAHTDFIMAVIGEELGFVGVVVMIFLFYWIVRRAFLIGRTALQLDRSFAGLAAKGVAIWIGWQAFINMGVNLGLLPTKGLTLPLVSYGGSGILMNAVAMAMLLRIDFENRILMRGGKL encoded by the coding sequence ATGAACTTAAAAGAGAAATTCTTTCCTGAAAATCGCCTTGGATTAAACCGCTTCTGGAATTTTTCTAGAGGAGGAATTGATAACTTCCGCACTGGCTTGCGTGATGCAGTATCTGGCGTAGAGCAAACCCGTTCACGCATGATGGAGTATGACCAGTTGCTTGTTTGGGCAATCTTGTCCCTCATGTTGATTGGCCTAGTGATGGTGTACTCAGCTTCCATTACTTTGGCTGATGGGCCTAAGTACGCAAACTACAGTAGCAACTTTTTCTTGATCCGCCACATGATTTCTTTGGTGATTGCTATTGGGGTGGGGATTTGGGCTTTCAAGATTCCAACAAAAGTATGGGATCGTTATTCACCAGTCATTTTTGGATTTACTGTTTTATTACTTATCGCGGTACTTATTCCTGGTGTTGGTAAAGGTGTGAATGGTGCAAAGCGTTGGATTCCTTTGGGCTTAATGAACTTCCAACCTTCCGAGTTAATGAAATTTGCCGCAGTGATCTTTGCGGCAAGTTATACAGTGCAACGCCAAGAGTATCTTCATTCTTTTGTGAAGGGCATGCTGCCTATGGGCATTGCAGTTGCTCTGGTTGGTGGCTTATTGATGGCTGAACCAGATATGGGCGCTTTCGTAGTAGTTGCCTTAATCGCATTTGGCATTCTCTTTTTGGGTGGAATTAACGCTAAATTATTTGGTGGATTGATTGCGGTTGGCTTGATGAGCGGGGCAACAATGATTGCGCTCTCACCATTCCGTCGTGGTCGCATGTTGGCATTTATGGATCCATGGCAAGTGGATAACGCCGCTAATAAAGGTTATCAGCTAACGCATTCACTCATGGCGTTTGGGCGTGGAGAATGGTTTGGTACGGGTCTAGGTGGTAGCGTAGAGAAATTGCATTACTTACCTGAAGCGCACACCGATTTCATCATGGCGGTGATTGGTGAAGAATTGGGATTTGTTGGGGTGGTTGTCATGATCTTCTTGTTCTATTGGATCGTACGACGCGCTTTCCTAATTGGTCGTACAGCCTTGCAGTTGGATCGCAGCTTTGCAGGCCTGGCTGCTAAGGGTGTTGCAATTTGGATTGGTTGGCAGGCCTTTATTAATATGGGCGTGAACCTTGGACTGTTACCAACTAAAGGTTTGACTTTGCCATTGGTGAGTTATGGCGGCTCAGGCATTTTGATGAATGCTGTTGCGATGGCAATGCTATTGCGCATTGATTTTGAAAATCGCATTCTGATGCGTGGAGGGAAGCTTTGA